The proteins below are encoded in one region of Candidatus Methylacidiphilales bacterium:
- a CDS encoding histidine kinase codes for MRVQTRLVLLITGLALMGLVMLFVIQRLQQAEQNGLFYATLNEEQTRFKEQLLKSSEGVRGIAYNMTHEDELVAFVHQPTREWARHHIDTVLDKFQIQYVWVLDANFDIRYSTGSQAGQNEPLSLNHADLFQLTSRNWFPRFYGGGNSGLLEYFLAPIQPANDPMRAATPQGWLLIGRKVSREYLDTLARESAAEITLEQTPGIDLQTQRQNDKIAFYQPLENWRGKSIARIFYQKTPQIFKQTESDRRLLFAFLSFYLMFMVFLSAAALLAWVEKPIRVIARSLDGSGKEELGRLSASRSEFGHIARLILNFFEARNRLHDQMEKTSQLSQKLQQMLREREELGRELHDGVIQSIYAVGLNLESCRSRLKTAPARQRRQLSQAVSDINRIIRDCRVFLAGLQVDHLSGHELGEVIQQLVRRFASGMGGDVKVELQDRALSGISQHQAIHLLRILAEAMSNIRQHAEAGQVRITLGIENERNFLKIEDDGRGFDLSEKPGKGHGLNNIRSRARDMEADLKIQATPRSGTSILLLLPKAKKQADQNEEN; via the coding sequence ATGCGAGTTCAAACAAGACTTGTTTTGTTGATTACAGGGCTTGCCCTTATGGGGCTTGTCATGCTTTTCGTGATCCAGCGTCTGCAGCAGGCCGAACAAAACGGGCTGTTTTATGCGACGCTGAACGAGGAACAGACCCGGTTTAAAGAGCAACTGCTGAAGAGTTCGGAAGGCGTACGTGGTATTGCTTACAATATGACGCACGAGGATGAACTGGTGGCGTTTGTACACCAGCCAACGCGGGAATGGGCCCGACATCACATCGACACCGTGCTGGATAAATTCCAAATCCAATACGTGTGGGTACTGGACGCCAACTTCGATATCCGGTATTCGACCGGCAGCCAGGCGGGACAAAATGAGCCATTGTCCTTAAACCACGCGGATCTGTTCCAACTGACAAGTCGCAACTGGTTCCCACGATTTTATGGAGGCGGAAATTCGGGACTGCTTGAATATTTTTTGGCGCCGATCCAGCCCGCGAATGACCCCATGCGTGCAGCAACGCCCCAAGGCTGGCTCTTGATCGGCCGCAAAGTGTCGAGGGAATATCTCGATACCCTGGCCCGGGAATCCGCCGCTGAGATCACCCTGGAACAAACGCCGGGAATCGATTTGCAAACACAACGCCAAAATGACAAGATCGCCTTTTACCAGCCGTTGGAAAACTGGAGAGGAAAAAGCATTGCCCGGATTTTTTACCAAAAAACACCGCAAATTTTCAAACAGACGGAATCCGACCGGCGCTTGTTATTTGCCTTTCTATCCTTCTACCTGATGTTTATGGTGTTTCTAAGCGCGGCGGCACTGTTGGCCTGGGTGGAAAAACCCATCCGCGTCATTGCCCGCAGCTTGGACGGGTCGGGCAAGGAGGAACTGGGCCGGCTTTCCGCGAGCCGCTCGGAATTCGGCCATATTGCCAGGTTAATCCTCAACTTTTTTGAAGCCAGAAACCGATTGCACGATCAAATGGAAAAGACCTCACAGTTAAGCCAGAAACTCCAGCAAATGCTGCGCGAGCGGGAGGAACTGGGCCGGGAACTGCATGACGGCGTGATTCAATCCATCTATGCCGTCGGGCTCAACCTTGAATCCTGCAGAAGCCGGCTTAAGACCGCGCCCGCCCGGCAGCGGCGGCAACTCTCGCAAGCCGTAAGCGACATCAACAGGATCATACGCGATTGCAGGGTTTTTCTGGCCGGATTGCAGGTGGACCATCTGAGCGGCCACGAATTGGGCGAGGTCATCCAGCAGTTGGTGCGGCGTTTTGCCTCGGGCATGGGAGGCGACGTCAAAGTGGAACTGCAGGATCGCGCACTGTCAGGCATTTCACAACATCAGGCCATTCATCTGCTGCGTATTCTTGCCGAGGCCATGAGCAACATCCGGCAGCATGCCGAAGCCGGGCAGGTACGAATCACCCTGGGAATTGAAAATGAAAGGAACTTTTTAAAAATCGAGGACGACGGACGCGGGTTCGATCTATCGGAAAAACCGGGCAAAGGCCATGGGCTCAACAATATCAGGTCACGCGCCCGCGACATGGAAGCCGACCTCAAGATACAGGCGACACCGAGGTCGGGGACTTCGATTTTGCTTTTGTTGCCAAAGGCCAAAAAACAAGCAGATCAAAATGAAGAAAATTAA
- a CDS encoding Flp family type IVb pilin, which yields MNKCKSYVVRMSTALKGKQGQTLVEYGLILALVSIVVIVVLALLGNQLLNIFNTITNTLGANGAS from the coding sequence ATGAATAAATGCAAAAGTTATGTCGTTCGCATGTCAACCGCCTTGAAGGGAAAACAAGGCCAGACCTTGGTCGAGTACGGTTTGATTTTGGCCCTGGTTTCGATCGTGGTCATCGTTGTTTTGGCGCTGTTGGGAAACCAACTGCTTAATATTTTCAACACGATCACCAATACGCTGGGCGCGAACGGCGCTTCATAA
- a CDS encoding SPFH domain-containing protein → MNNHFNTRGNAPVLTLAALAALFAFGALVWFGGSHNFYTPAGYVGYVTRGAVVGKTEYVGTQAGPTSTGLGWMLHGINISVTPYTYTEEFNGSESVLSKDQLKVAFRVHTIWNVRPDKVKEFVEKYSTLDAEDNPDKIVQVAYANFVRERLRTAARSEVQKFNAMEIKDNIDKIGEVLRGNILEMTKDTPFNVPSVVVGNIQYPESVSEAVSNKLAASQELETREIQIQIAKKDAEKRVAEAEGIAKAMTIVQQKLTPLYIQHEAIEAQKAMVGSPNHTTIYIPVGNNGVPLVGAVDASGK, encoded by the coding sequence ATGAACAATCATTTCAACACCCGTGGCAACGCCCCCGTTTTAACTCTCGCCGCGCTGGCCGCGCTTTTTGCGTTTGGAGCCCTGGTCTGGTTTGGCGGATCCCACAACTTCTACACCCCCGCTGGTTACGTCGGGTATGTCACCCGGGGCGCCGTCGTTGGCAAGACCGAGTACGTGGGCACCCAGGCCGGACCCACCTCAACCGGTTTGGGCTGGATGTTGCACGGCATTAATATCTCCGTCACTCCATACACCTACACCGAGGAATTCAACGGGTCTGAGTCCGTTTTGTCCAAAGACCAACTCAAGGTCGCTTTTCGTGTTCATACCATCTGGAATGTGCGCCCGGACAAGGTGAAGGAATTTGTCGAAAAATACAGCACCCTCGACGCTGAAGACAATCCCGACAAAATTGTCCAAGTCGCCTACGCCAACTTTGTCAGGGAACGGCTGCGCACCGCCGCCCGATCCGAGGTTCAAAAATTCAACGCCATGGAAATCAAGGACAACATTGATAAGATCGGGGAAGTTTTGCGCGGCAATATCCTGGAAATGACAAAGGATACCCCCTTCAATGTTCCGAGCGTGGTCGTGGGAAATATCCAATATCCCGAATCTGTATCCGAAGCCGTGTCTAACAAATTGGCCGCCTCACAGGAGCTGGAAACGCGCGAGATTCAAATACAGATTGCAAAGAAGGATGCCGAAAAACGGGTTGCCGAGGCCGAGGGTATCGCCAAGGCCATGACCATTGTGCAGCAAAAGCTGACACCTCTGTATATCCAGCACGAAGCAATCGAAGCGCAGAAGGCCATGGTGGGCTCGCCCAATCACACCACGATCTATATTCCCGTAGGCAACAACGGCGTGCCGCTGGTCGGCGCGGTGGACGCCTCCGGCAAATAG
- a CDS encoding glycosyltransferase, whose product MNFPLFIHQIRARFSRPDPVIPRAFHQTWKTPHLSTDLQELRQTWVRLHPEWHHRFWSDPDAESFVRRHYPKLLPLYEAYPMPVQRADMFRYLILYHFGGVYADVDFEALQAMDPLLGGNSMILGREPERHTGWHGKTLLLCNAWMAASQRHPFLRFVLDCLPEASARTGALQSTGPFFLTECYEAYPRKQDITLLDPEVLYPADSDHYPLLLHREPGGPHPFGPKTFAMHYWQGSYWRPDPSELHADLMAGERSVFSGTVRADRICPLVNGQSWPEVTCLMVTKNRSEQALLSMEGFRAQTYPNAHLLIVEDFPSDKLQTAVAALGDGRIRVIRPPRENMLLGEVRQFSMEQARTEFICQWDDDDVYAPGRLSDQMSLIVALGADACLLDAVLLWWPHRQRMALSGSWWFPGSMLSRKSALSPYPALARGEDTAVVEKLMRDHRVVMLHRPESYVYVIHGRNTFDAPHFEQIWKNASRVFEGVDYARCYHELACQGLLMEPHLRLLGLETPPSPVGRLRGRKARAAIVNPDTKRALPKILPKVLVLTPMRDAAAHLTRYFELLARLRYPAEALSLGILEGDSTDGTAEQLTAHLQNAASRFSRVHWFQRHWQWLPQGPRWLPELQPARRAMLARCRNELLQQTLKDEEWVLWIDADLRDYPEDVLSRLLASGKDIVAPHCVLEPGGKTFDMNSFRFRDPKLKDSAEDMRDGVYVPPEGGARAYLAEYRGTPLLELDGVGGTMLLVRADLHRQGLVFPVAPYRGYLETEGLAMMARDWDIRCWGLPDLEILHARQ is encoded by the coding sequence ATGAACTTCCCTTTGTTTATTCACCAGATACGGGCCCGGTTCAGTCGGCCGGATCCCGTGATTCCACGCGCCTTTCACCAGACATGGAAGACGCCCCATCTTTCGACCGATTTGCAGGAACTCCGGCAGACCTGGGTCCGCCTGCATCCGGAGTGGCACCATCGCTTTTGGAGTGATCCGGATGCCGAGTCCTTTGTCCGGCGGCATTATCCGAAGCTGCTCCCCTTGTATGAAGCCTATCCCATGCCGGTGCAACGGGCGGACATGTTCCGTTATTTGATCTTGTACCATTTTGGCGGGGTATATGCCGATGTGGATTTTGAAGCCTTGCAGGCCATGGATCCATTGCTCGGGGGAAACAGCATGATCCTGGGCCGGGAACCGGAACGCCATACTGGTTGGCATGGCAAAACACTATTGTTATGCAATGCCTGGATGGCGGCATCCCAGCGGCATCCCTTTTTGCGTTTTGTTCTGGATTGCCTGCCCGAAGCGTCCGCCCGCACGGGGGCGCTGCAATCGACCGGCCCCTTTTTCCTGACAGAATGCTACGAAGCCTATCCACGCAAGCAGGACATCACGCTGCTCGATCCGGAGGTTTTGTATCCTGCGGATTCGGACCACTATCCTCTCCTGCTCCACCGGGAACCCGGCGGGCCGCACCCTTTCGGCCCGAAAACTTTCGCCATGCATTATTGGCAGGGATCTTATTGGCGCCCGGATCCATCCGAACTGCATGCCGACTTGATGGCCGGGGAAAGGTCGGTCTTTTCCGGCACAGTCCGGGCGGATCGTATTTGCCCGCTAGTGAATGGACAGTCATGGCCGGAGGTCACCTGCCTGATGGTGACCAAGAACCGGAGCGAACAGGCCCTCCTGTCAATGGAGGGTTTCAGGGCCCAGACTTATCCCAACGCCCATTTGCTGATCGTGGAGGATTTTCCTTCCGATAAATTGCAGACGGCTGTGGCCGCCCTGGGTGACGGGCGCATCCGCGTGATCCGTCCGCCGCGCGAAAACATGTTGCTGGGAGAAGTCCGGCAATTTTCCATGGAACAGGCCCGGACCGAGTTCATCTGCCAATGGGATGACGACGATGTGTATGCGCCCGGGCGGTTGTCGGACCAGATGTCGCTTATCGTGGCCCTGGGTGCGGATGCCTGCCTGCTGGATGCGGTGCTTTTGTGGTGGCCTCACCGGCAAAGGATGGCGCTTTCCGGAAGCTGGTGGTTTCCAGGCAGCATGCTCAGCCGGAAATCCGCACTTTCCCCCTATCCGGCCCTGGCCCGGGGCGAGGACACGGCGGTGGTGGAAAAACTGATGCGGGACCACCGTGTGGTTATGCTGCACAGGCCGGAATCCTATGTGTATGTCATCCACGGACGGAACACCTTTGACGCTCCGCATTTTGAACAGATTTGGAAGAACGCGTCCCGGGTGTTTGAGGGGGTTGATTATGCCCGTTGTTATCATGAACTGGCCTGCCAGGGTCTGCTCATGGAGCCGCATCTGCGTTTGTTAGGACTTGAAACACCGCCTTCGCCCGTGGGACGTTTGCGCGGCAGGAAGGCGCGGGCCGCGATCGTGAACCCTGATACAAAACGGGCCTTGCCGAAAATCCTGCCGAAAGTTTTGGTTCTGACACCCATGCGGGATGCGGCGGCCCATTTGACGCGCTACTTTGAGTTGCTGGCGCGCCTGCGTTATCCGGCCGAGGCCTTGAGTTTGGGGATTTTGGAAGGCGACAGCACGGATGGAACCGCAGAGCAACTGACGGCTCATTTGCAAAACGCGGCTTCGAGGTTCAGCCGCGTTCATTGGTTCCAGCGGCATTGGCAATGGCTGCCTCAAGGTCCGCGTTGGCTGCCGGAGCTGCAACCGGCCCGGCGGGCGATGCTGGCTCGCTGCCGGAATGAATTGTTGCAGCAAACATTGAAGGATGAGGAATGGGTACTTTGGATCGATGCGGACCTGCGAGATTACCCCGAAGACGTGCTGTCCCGGCTCCTGGCGTCCGGCAAGGATATTGTGGCGCCCCATTGTGTTCTGGAACCAGGCGGCAAGACCTTTGACATGAACAGCTTCCGGTTCCGTGATCCCAAGTTAAAGGACAGCGCGGAGGACATGCGGGATGGAGTTTATGTGCCTCCAGAAGGCGGGGCCAGGGCCTATCTTGCGGAATATCGGGGGACGCCGTTGCTGGAGTTGGATGGGGTGGGAGGAACCATGCTTTTGGTCCGGGCGGACCTGCACCGCCAGGGATTGGTTTTTCCTGTGGCCCCCTATCGGGGATATTTGGAGACGGAAGGCCTGGCCATGATGGCCCGGGACTGGGACATCCGCTGCTGGGGCCTTCCGGATCTGGAAATCCTGCATGCGAGGCAGTGA
- the ccsA gene encoding cytochrome c biogenesis protein CcsA encodes MDRILLLLSTFCFLMGFAYTMHALGARMYRASRFNFGAILCGFLFQTAFLMLRGHELKHCPLTNLFEVIIFLSWAVVLLYFLTGSAYRLSLAGAFTSPLVFTLQVFALLAPIDVPRRPEVQPNRWLELHAAVSVVAYGAFALAGVIGFMYLLQERQLKRHHLGTIFFHLPPIADLAVVLKRLLWTGFILLSAGLLSGFAVGSPIPKIVWGVAVWLVYGVILLAEKWKKFSPRRIALLSLAAFALTLATLWGLNFISAGAKI; translated from the coding sequence ATGGATCGTATCCTACTGCTGCTCTCGACGTTTTGCTTCCTCATGGGGTTTGCCTATACGATGCATGCGCTGGGCGCGCGCATGTACCGTGCCTCCCGGTTTAATTTCGGCGCCATTTTGTGCGGTTTTTTGTTCCAGACCGCCTTTTTGATGCTGCGCGGCCATGAGTTGAAGCATTGTCCGCTGACCAACCTTTTCGAGGTGATCATTTTTTTAAGTTGGGCGGTGGTGTTGCTGTATTTTCTGACCGGCTCGGCCTATCGCCTTTCGCTCGCAGGCGCCTTTACATCCCCTCTGGTTTTTACCCTGCAGGTTTTTGCGTTGCTCGCGCCCATCGATGTGCCCAGGCGCCCGGAAGTCCAACCCAATCGCTGGCTGGAACTCCACGCCGCGGTGTCTGTGGTTGCCTACGGGGCCTTTGCCCTGGCAGGCGTGATCGGGTTCATGTATCTGCTGCAGGAACGCCAACTGAAACGCCATCATTTGGGTACCATCTTTTTTCATCTGCCGCCGATCGCCGATCTGGCCGTGGTCCTCAAGCGGTTGCTATGGACGGGATTCATCCTGCTCAGCGCGGGGTTGCTTTCAGGTTTTGCGGTCGGCTCGCCGATTCCGAAAATCGTGTGGGGGGTTGCCGTCTGGCTGGTTTATGGCGTGATTTTGCTGGCGGAAAAATGGAAAAAATTCAGCCCTCGCCGGATTGCGTTGCTGTCGCTCGCCGCCTTTGCCTTGACGCTGGCAACGCTGTGGGGGCTTAACTTCATTTCGGCCGGGGCGAAAATCTAA
- the hemA gene encoding glutamyl-tRNA reductase yields MNVICLGLSHQTASVELREKFAVADADLASASNRLGAMEGISESLILSTCNRVELYAAVDDSRLGFDSLDRFLRAQAREHHYDPKIFYQHDTPHSLRHLFRVASGLESMVLGETEILGQVKKAYNAATMHGTTARHLNKLFQRAFNVAKEVRTNTAITRGPVSVGSVAVDLAQKIFGKLDACKIMILGAGETGELTARSLLSRGAKSIFVANRTHARASALALELGGEAVPFGDWESPLKEIDILIGSTASPEPVLLREKLEPIMQHRKDRPLFIIDLAVPRDVDPAVNKLDGVYLYDIDALQEIARQSMAIRRQELLVCEQMIERHVNEFSAWMAGEHSRRNI; encoded by the coding sequence ATGAACGTCATCTGTCTTGGCCTCAGCCACCAAACCGCCAGCGTCGAACTCCGGGAAAAGTTCGCGGTGGCGGATGCCGATCTGGCGTCGGCCTCAAACCGTCTTGGCGCGATGGAGGGCATCAGCGAGTCACTCATTCTTTCCACTTGCAATCGAGTGGAACTATACGCGGCAGTGGATGACTCCAGGCTGGGGTTTGATTCCCTGGACCGTTTTTTGCGCGCGCAGGCGCGGGAACATCATTACGATCCGAAGATTTTTTACCAGCATGACACGCCGCACAGCCTCAGGCATCTGTTTCGCGTCGCGTCCGGCCTGGAGTCCATGGTGCTTGGCGAGACGGAAATCCTCGGACAGGTGAAAAAGGCCTACAACGCGGCCACAATGCACGGCACGACGGCGCGCCATCTCAACAAGCTTTTCCAACGCGCGTTCAATGTGGCAAAAGAAGTCCGCACGAATACAGCCATCACGCGCGGCCCGGTATCGGTTGGATCGGTTGCGGTCGATCTTGCGCAGAAAATATTCGGGAAGCTTGACGCGTGCAAAATCATGATCCTGGGCGCCGGAGAAACGGGCGAGCTGACGGCGCGCTCCCTGCTTTCACGCGGGGCGAAAAGTATTTTCGTGGCCAATCGCACCCACGCGCGCGCGTCCGCGCTGGCCCTCGAATTGGGGGGAGAAGCGGTGCCTTTCGGCGATTGGGAGTCGCCCCTCAAGGAGATCGACATTCTGATCGGATCGACCGCTTCGCCGGAGCCCGTGTTGCTGCGCGAAAAACTGGAGCCCATCATGCAGCACCGCAAGGACCGCCCGCTTTTCATCATCGACCTTGCGGTGCCGCGCGACGTGGATCCTGCGGTGAACAAGCTCGACGGCGTGTATTTGTACGATATTGATGCGTTGCAGGAAATAGCAAGGCAGTCGATGGCAATCCGGCGCCAGGAACTTTTGGTGTGCGAGCAGATGATCGAGCGGCATGTGAACGAATTTTCGGCCTGGATGGCGGGGGAACATTCCCGCCGGAATATCTAG
- a CDS encoding FHA domain-containing protein, producing the protein MKKYYALSETEQFIGRLPNCQIHTQSTSVSRTHARIYKTAGQWMVEDLRSMNGVAINGRRIHLSPLAYGNILQLGKVFFVLSELSEEQLAGQGAWLTHMENQARQYEQNSDLYPQTQPESPPESPDPAPVPFTPPAPLQTPPMPLSPEPLPPGQVIRTKAADVMRSGRSTQPTTQFIHKKNVIGHPTPSVVSALPSSAFLPASQAAQQSPAAKIETSNPQLKAKSRPDWIVWIVIGGAVLIAVGLLIWKFSHHAAAAH; encoded by the coding sequence TTGAAAAAGTATTATGCTCTGAGTGAAACAGAGCAGTTTATCGGTCGTCTTCCAAACTGCCAGATTCACACACAATCCACCTCCGTCAGCCGTACGCACGCGCGCATTTACAAAACCGCAGGACAATGGATGGTCGAGGATCTTCGCTCCATGAATGGGGTCGCCATCAATGGCCGACGCATCCACCTTTCACCTCTGGCATACGGAAATATTTTACAGCTCGGAAAAGTTTTCTTCGTACTTTCCGAGCTTAGTGAAGAACAATTGGCCGGCCAGGGCGCATGGCTGACTCACATGGAAAATCAAGCCCGCCAATACGAACAAAACTCGGATCTTTACCCGCAAACCCAACCCGAGAGCCCGCCTGAGAGTCCCGATCCCGCTCCCGTACCCTTCACACCTCCCGCACCCCTCCAAACTCCCCCGATGCCACTTTCACCGGAGCCCCTTCCTCCAGGACAAGTCATACGAACCAAAGCTGCCGACGTCATGAGAAGCGGGCGCAGCACCCAACCGACCACACAATTCATACACAAGAAAAACGTGATCGGCCACCCCACCCCCTCTGTCGTCAGCGCTTTGCCCAGCTCCGCTTTTCTTCCAGCATCCCAGGCTGCACAGCAATCACCCGCCGCAAAAATCGAAACATCCAACCCCCAGTTGAAAGCTAAAAGCAGGCCGGATTGGATTGTCTGGATTGTGATTGGCGGCGCCGTGCTGATTGCAGTGGGCTTGCTAATCTGGAAATTTTCGCATCACGCCGCAGCGGCGCATTAA
- the pdhA gene encoding pyruvate dehydrogenase (acetyl-transferring) E1 component subunit alpha, protein MPLLQEAEVKGANVVKNVAASYDSVLINKALPAEEKIGLLRQMLRIRRFEERSLKAYQAGSIGGFLHLYIGQEAVAVGSISVCGRNDHFITAYRDHGHALAVGMGMNECMAELFGKVTGCSKGKGGSMHFFAPDKNFWGGHGIVGGQTPLGLGLAYYLKYKKISGACLCYLGDGAVNQGVFHESLNMASLWDLPVIYVIENNLYSMGTSLDRSSAFCESLAKRAEGYNMDWDVCQGHDVYEVRAKTAEALDRAHRQSRPSLLEIQTYRYRGHSVADANAEKYRDKEEIEEYKRTKDPIVLFREKLIAEGVLNAETAEQIDKAAKDESAASIKFAEESPWPDESAIREDVYWETDNPAEKKSEGRIFFNDELE, encoded by the coding sequence ATGCCATTATTACAAGAAGCCGAAGTCAAAGGTGCAAACGTTGTGAAAAACGTGGCTGCCTCCTATGATTCCGTGCTGATCAATAAAGCATTGCCTGCGGAGGAGAAAATCGGCCTTTTGCGCCAAATGCTCCGGATACGCCGCTTTGAAGAACGCTCTCTGAAGGCTTACCAAGCGGGTTCCATCGGCGGGTTCCTTCATTTATATATAGGCCAGGAAGCGGTCGCCGTGGGTTCGATTTCTGTCTGTGGCCGCAATGACCATTTCATCACCGCCTATCGCGATCACGGGCATGCCCTCGCCGTCGGTATGGGCATGAACGAATGCATGGCCGAGCTTTTCGGAAAAGTCACGGGATGTTCCAAAGGCAAGGGGGGATCGATGCATTTTTTCGCACCGGACAAGAACTTCTGGGGCGGGCACGGGATTGTCGGCGGCCAGACGCCGTTGGGTCTTGGGTTGGCTTATTATCTTAAATACAAAAAAATCAGCGGGGCCTGCCTGTGCTATCTGGGCGACGGGGCGGTCAACCAGGGGGTTTTCCATGAGTCGTTGAACATGGCATCGCTCTGGGACTTGCCGGTGATTTACGTCATTGAAAACAATTTATATTCCATGGGCACCAGCTTGGATCGGTCCTCCGCATTCTGCGAGTCCCTGGCCAAACGGGCTGAAGGGTACAACATGGACTGGGATGTTTGCCAGGGGCACGATGTTTATGAAGTCCGGGCCAAAACTGCGGAAGCGCTCGACCGGGCGCACCGCCAGTCGAGGCCGTCCCTGCTTGAAATTCAAACGTATCGTTACCGGGGCCACTCGGTCGCCGACGCCAACGCCGAAAAATACCGCGACAAGGAAGAGATTGAAGAATACAAGCGCACGAAAGACCCCATTGTTTTGTTCCGGGAAAAACTGATCGCGGAGGGCGTTTTGAACGCGGAGACCGCTGAGCAAATCGACAAGGCTGCCAAGGACGAGTCTGCCGCTTCGATAAAATTTGCGGAGGAAAGCCCCTGGCCCGACGAATCCGCGATCCGCGAAGATGTGTATTGGGAAACGGACAACCCTGCGGAAAAAAAATCCGAGGGCCGTATTTTTTTCAACGACGAACTGGAATAA
- a CDS encoding alpha-ketoacid dehydrogenase subunit beta gives MRTLTYREALREGMSEEIERDENVVIIGEEVAQYNGAYKVTEGMLEKYGEKRIVDAPISEGAFIGMGIGASMLGLRPVMELMFFSFAYVAWDQMINNASSLRYMSGGQINCPIVIRGPANGGTNVGATHSHTPENAIANVPGLKVVCPATAYDAKGLIKSAIRDNDPVYFMENTLLYGESWEVPEEEYLIPLGKADIKREGKDLTIVAHGRPVILALKAAEILEAEHDLDVEVVDLRSIRPLDEETIINSVKKTNRVLLVEENKPFCGVGAQISHLIQEKAFDFLDAPVKRLSSIDAPAIYSDPLEKRQVPNVDRIIKAALSVG, from the coding sequence ATGCGCACCCTGACATATCGTGAAGCCCTCCGTGAAGGCATGTCCGAAGAAATCGAGCGTGATGAGAACGTTGTGATCATCGGGGAAGAAGTCGCGCAATACAATGGCGCTTATAAAGTCACCGAAGGCATGTTGGAGAAATACGGCGAAAAGCGGATCGTGGACGCCCCCATCAGCGAGGGCGCGTTCATCGGGATGGGGATCGGCGCCTCCATGCTGGGCCTGCGCCCGGTGATGGAATTGATGTTTTTCAGTTTTGCCTACGTGGCCTGGGACCAGATGATCAACAATGCCTCATCCCTGCGCTACATGTCCGGCGGCCAGATTAATTGCCCGATCGTCATCCGCGGCCCGGCCAACGGCGGCACCAATGTCGGCGCCACGCATTCGCACACGCCGGAAAACGCCATTGCCAACGTCCCCGGCCTCAAGGTGGTTTGTCCCGCCACGGCGTATGATGCAAAGGGCCTGATCAAGAGCGCGATCCGCGACAACGATCCGGTTTATTTCATGGAAAACACCCTGCTGTACGGCGAGAGCTGGGAAGTGCCGGAAGAGGAATATCTTATCCCGCTGGGCAAAGCCGACATCAAGCGCGAGGGCAAGGACCTCACCATCGTGGCCCACGGACGCCCCGTCATCCTGGCATTGAAGGCGGCCGAAATTCTGGAGGCCGAGCACGACCTGGATGTCGAGGTGGTGGACTTGCGTTCCATCCGCCCGTTGGATGAGGAAACCATTATCAATTCGGTGAAGAAAACAAACCGGGTGCTTTTGGTTGAGGAAAACAAGCCGTTTTGCGGCGTGGGCGCCCAGATCTCGCACCTGATCCAGGAGAAGGCGTTTGATTTCCTGGATGCCCCTGTCAAGCGGCTTTCGTCAATTGACGCGCCCGCCATTTATTCCGATCCGCTTGAAAAACGCCAGGTTCCAAACGTGGACCGCATCATCAAGGCCGCTCTTTCCGTCGGCTGA